The following proteins are co-located in the Triticum aestivum cultivar Chinese Spring chromosome 1A, IWGSC CS RefSeq v2.1, whole genome shotgun sequence genome:
- the LOC123191561 gene encoding kinesin-like protein KIN-13A → MGDSSDAVMARWLQSAGLQHLAASSAGPAGDQRGAGVGGLGGAAGGAGMLPSLLMQGYGPQSVEEKQRLYMLLRNLNFNGESLPASVSEPYTPTAQKFGSGTSAEGLYSPELRGELGAGLLDLHAMDDTGLLSEDVDSEPFEPSPFMPKEIDDDEDDMITGSQLGPADNYNAVTSEKEINTRENNVAKIKVVVRKRPLNRKELSRKEDDAVAVHDSSSLTVYEPKLKVDLTAYVEQHEFCFDAVLDEDVSNDEVYRETVEPIIPIIFQRTKATCFAYGQTGSGKTYTMQPLPLRAAQDMIRLLHQPVYRNQNFKLWLSYFEIYGGKLYDLLSDRRHLLMREDGKKQVCIVGLQEFEVSDVQVVREYIERGNAARSTGSTGANEESSRSHAILQLAVKKHIIVTETRRQRDRDANEAKNTKAVGKISFIDLAGSERGADTTDNDRQTRIEGAEINKSLLALKECIRALDNDQIHIPFRGSKLTEVLRDSFVGNSRTVMISCISPNAGSCEHTLNTLRYADRVKSLSKGGNTRKEQSTAPTIPSMRESSSAPSYPLSVEAEEVPNQIQEKRPVDISRRGAENFTSNSSMEPDRNNFSMIPSYSNRGKEENGASGLNDRERVDFSSGRTVYNSKAQLIQNSANAQEDEKVTRVSPPRRKVIREDKSEKQNYMKKDSGIEASRPGYKVQQVRQLQQQQRPTSASASQVSRQSEKESSCDDVEIDAILEEEEALIAAHRKEIENTMEIVREEMNLLAEVDQPGSLIDDYVTQLSFLLSRKAAGLVSLQARLSRFQQRLKEQEILSRKKSSR, encoded by the exons GGCTATGGACCACAGTCAGTTGAAGAGAAACAAAGGCTATATATGCTGTTGAGAAACTTGAATTTTAACGGAGAATCTTTGCCTGCATCAGTCTCTGAGCCCTATACACCAACTGCTCAGAAATTTGGCAGTGGGACTTCCGCAGAGGGTCTGTATTCACCTGAACTTAGAGGTGAACTTGGAGCTGGTCTTCTGGATCTCCATGCTATGGATGACACTGGACTTCTTTCTGAG GATGTAGATTCAGAACCATTTGAGCCTTCACCCTTTATGCCAAAGGAaattgatgatgatgaggatgatatGATAACAGGAAGCCAGCTAGGTCCAGCTGATAACTATAATGCAGTGACGAGTGAAAAGGAGATCAATACTAGAGAAAATAATGTAGCGAAGATCAAAGTTGTG GTAAGAAAGAGGCCCCTGAACAGAAAAGAGTTATCTCGAAAGGAAGATGATGCTGTAGCTGTGCATGATTCATCTTCTTTGACAGTTTATGAACCTAAGCTGAAG GTCGACTTGACAGCTTATGTGGAGCAGCATGAATTTTGTTTTGACGCTGTCCTGGATGAGGATGTTTCTAATGACGAG GTGTATCGTGAGACAGTGGAACCCATTATACCAATAATATTCCAGAGAACAAAAGCGACATGTTTTGCTTATGGACAAACAG GTAGTGGGAAGACATACACAATGCAACCTTTGCCTCTGAGAGCTGCTCAAGACATGATTCGTCTTTTGCATCAACCTGTCTACCGGAATCAAAATTTTAAGCTGTGGCTCAGCTACTTCGAGATATACGGTGGGAAACTCTATGATCTTCTATCAGACAGAAG ACACTTACTGATGAGGGAGGATGGCAAGAAACAAGTTTGCATAGTCGGTCTGCAGGAATTTGAGGTTTCTGATGTCCAGGTTGTCAGGGAATATATTGAGAGGGGAAATGCAGCAAGGAGCACAGGGTCTACAGGGGCCAATGAAGAGTCATCGAGGTCACATGCCATTCTGCAACTGGCTGTGAAGAAGCATATTATAGTAACTGAAACTAGGAGACAAAGGGACAGGGATGCCAATGAAGCTAAAAACACAAAGGCAGTGGGAAAAATATCTTTTATTGATCTTGCTGGAAGCGAACGTGGCGCTGATACAACAGATAATGATAGGCAGACAAG AATTGAAGGTGCAGAGATAAACAAGAGCCTCCTTGCTCTGAAGGAATGCATCCGGGCCCTTGACAATGATCAGATACACATTCCTTTCAGAGGAAGCAAGCTCACAGAGGTTCTCCGTGACTCATTTGTTGGCAACTCTAGGACGGTGATGATTTCTTGCATTTCTCCCAATGCAGGTTCATGTGAACACACGTTAAATACGTTGAGATATGCCGATAG GGTTAAAAGTCTTTCAAAGGGTGGCAACACAAGAAAGGAGCAGTCTACTGCACCAACTATTCCTTCCATGAGGGAGTCTTCATCTGCTCCATCCTATCCTTTATCTGTTGAGGCTGAAGAAGTACCCAACCAGATCCAGGAGAAGAGACCTGTCGATATATCTAGGAGAGGCGCTGAAAATTTTACCTCCAACTCTTCGATGGAGCCTGACAGGAATAACTTTAGTATGATCCCAAGTTATTCTAATAGAGGAAAAGAGGAAAACGGTGCATCTGGTTTGAATGATAGGGAGAGGGTTGATTTCAGTTCTGGCCGAACTGTTTACAACAGTAAAGCACAGTTAATTCAGAATTCAGCAAATGCACAAGAGGATGAAAAGGTTACGAGAGTCTCACCTCCCAGGAGGAAGGTCATAAGGGAAGACAAGTCTGAAAAGCAGAACTACATGAAAAAGGATAGTGGAATCGAGGCAAGTCGGCCTGGATATAAGGTGCAGCAGGTAAGGCAGTTGCAACAGCAGCAACGACCAACATCTGCTTCAGCTTCTCAGGTTTCAAGGCAATCTGAAAAAGAAAGTTCATGTGATGATGTGGAGATAGATGCCATTCTCGAG GAAGAGGAGGCCCTCATTGCAGCTCACAGGAAGGAAATCGAGAATACAATGGAGATCGTGCGCGAA GAGATGAACCTTCTGGCAGAAGTTGACCAACCAGGCAGCCTTATTGACGACTATGTGACACAATTGAGCTTTCTTTTGTCACGCAAGGCTGCAGGCTTGGTCAGCCTCCAAGCACGCCTTTCAAGGTTTCAACAGCGCCTCAAAGAGCAGGAGATCCTTAGCCGGAAGAAATCATCCAGATAG